A region from the Marinobacter sp. SS13-12 genome encodes:
- a CDS encoding TIGR02449 family protein, with translation MEQSELQALADKLDRLIEHCRKLERDNAMLRELQDDWNRERAQLTHKNDLAKNKIEAMIGRLRALEHH, from the coding sequence ATGGAACAGTCCGAACTACAGGCATTGGCGGACAAACTCGACAGGCTGATCGAACACTGTCGCAAACTGGAACGTGACAACGCGATGCTGCGCGAGCTGCAGGACGACTGGAACCGCGAGCGGGCGCAGCTTACGCACAAGAATGATCTTGCCAAAAACAAGATCGAAGCCATGATAGGCCGCCTCCGGGCACTGGAGCACCACTGA
- the ilvA gene encoding threonine ammonia-lyase, biosynthetic, translating into MPQRYIKKILDARVYDVAIETPLTEARSLSKRFGNNILLKREDLQPVFSFKIRGAYNRIAQLSEEQKAKGVICASAGNHAQGVALAAKKLGIKAVIVMPQTTPEIKVRSVRDHGARVVLKGDAFDEAATHAQELIEKHGYTYIPPYDDPDVIAGQGTVAMEIMWQFGKPIHAIFICVGGGGLIAGMAAYIKYLRPEIKVIGVEPEDSNCLQAALKAGKRVVLDEVGIFADGVAVKQIGKYPWEICKDHVDEVITVSTDEICAAIKDVFEDTRSIAEPAGALGVAGIKKYIEREQIENENLIATLSGANMNFDRLRYISERTEVGEKREAILAVTIPEKPGAFKTFINALHKRSITEFNYRYADATNATIFVGIQIQAGGHGREDLIQDLRETGYSVIDLTDSDLAKQHIRHMVGGHAPSITNEKVFQFEFPERPGALLKFLMSLGTRWNISMFHYRNHGAAYSRVLLGAQVEDDEVKDFEKMLDKVGFRYENMTDNEAYQLFLGAGNNKSE; encoded by the coding sequence ATGCCGCAACGCTACATAAAGAAAATCCTTGATGCCCGTGTCTACGACGTGGCCATCGAGACACCGCTGACCGAGGCCCGCAGCCTCTCAAAGCGCTTTGGCAACAACATTCTGCTCAAGCGCGAAGATCTTCAGCCGGTGTTTTCTTTCAAGATTCGTGGCGCCTACAACCGGATTGCCCAGCTTTCGGAGGAGCAAAAAGCCAAGGGCGTGATTTGCGCCTCTGCCGGTAACCATGCCCAGGGCGTGGCCCTGGCTGCGAAGAAGCTGGGTATCAAGGCGGTGATCGTGATGCCCCAGACCACCCCGGAGATCAAGGTACGTTCCGTGCGTGACCATGGCGCCAGGGTGGTTCTCAAGGGCGATGCCTTTGATGAAGCCGCCACGCACGCCCAGGAGCTGATCGAGAAGCACGGTTACACCTACATCCCGCCCTACGATGACCCGGACGTGATTGCCGGGCAGGGCACCGTGGCCATGGAAATCATGTGGCAGTTCGGCAAGCCTATTCACGCCATCTTTATCTGCGTTGGCGGTGGCGGGCTGATTGCCGGCATGGCCGCCTACATCAAGTACCTGCGCCCCGAAATCAAGGTCATCGGAGTGGAGCCGGAAGATTCCAACTGCCTGCAGGCGGCTCTGAAGGCCGGCAAGCGCGTGGTTCTGGATGAGGTAGGCATCTTTGCCGACGGTGTGGCGGTCAAGCAGATCGGCAAATACCCGTGGGAGATCTGCAAGGATCACGTGGACGAGGTAATCACCGTTTCCACCGACGAGATCTGCGCCGCCATCAAGGACGTCTTCGAGGACACCCGTTCCATTGCCGAACCAGCCGGTGCGCTGGGCGTGGCGGGTATCAAGAAGTACATCGAGCGGGAGCAGATCGAGAATGAAAACCTGATCGCCACCCTGAGCGGCGCCAACATGAACTTCGACCGCCTGAGGTATATTTCAGAGCGCACGGAAGTGGGTGAAAAGCGCGAAGCCATCCTGGCGGTGACCATCCCGGAGAAGCCGGGTGCGTTCAAGACCTTCATCAACGCCCTGCACAAGCGCAGCATCACCGAGTTCAATTACCGCTACGCGGATGCCACCAATGCCACCATCTTCGTCGGCATCCAGATCCAGGCCGGCGGCCACGGCCGCGAGGACCTGATCCAGGATCTTCGGGAAACCGGTTACTCGGTGATCGACCTGACCGACAGCGACCTGGCCAAGCAGCACATCCGCCATATGGTGGGCGGCCACGCGCCGAGCATCACCAATGAAAAAGTCTTCCAGTTCGAGTTCCCGGAACGCCCGGGCGCCTTGCTGAAATTCCTGATGTCACTGGGCACCCGCTGGAACATCTCCATGTTCCACTACCGCAACCACGGTGCGGCCTACAGCCGTGTGCTGCTCGGAGCTCAGGTGGAAGATGACGAGGTGAAAGACTTCGAAAAAATGCTCGACAAGGTCGGTTTCCGCTACGAAAACATGACTGATAACGAGGCTTATCAGCTGTTTTTGGGTGCAGGTAATAACAAGTCTGAATAA
- the ppa gene encoding inorganic diphosphatase yields the protein MNFDNIPVGKNPPEDIYVAIEIPSNSSPVKYELDKDMGALLVDRFMATPMFYPANYGFIPHTLADDGDPIDVLVVTPYPIQAGSVIRCRPVGVLNMEDEAGGDAKLVAVPHDKLTTSYHNVKEIDDLPELLRDQIHHFFENYKTLEPGKWVKVQGWGNAAEAKKAIEDAVNAYKG from the coding sequence ATGAACTTCGATAACATCCCGGTTGGCAAAAACCCGCCAGAAGACATCTACGTCGCCATCGAAATCCCGTCCAACAGCTCCCCGGTCAAGTACGAGCTGGACAAAGACATGGGCGCACTGCTGGTAGACCGCTTCATGGCTACACCCATGTTCTATCCGGCCAACTACGGCTTCATCCCCCATACCCTGGCCGATGATGGCGACCCCATTGATGTACTGGTCGTCACCCCCTACCCGATACAGGCAGGTTCGGTTATCCGCTGCCGCCCGGTTGGCGTGCTGAACATGGAAGACGAAGCTGGCGGCGACGCCAAGCTGGTGGCGGTTCCCCACGACAAACTGACCACTTCCTACCACAATGTGAAGGAAATTGACGATCTGCCGGAACTGCTGCGGGACCAGATCCATCACTTCTTCGAGAACTACAAGACTCTCGAGCCGGGCAAGTGGGTCAAGGTTCAGGGCTGGGGCAATGCCGCCGAGGCCAAAAAAGCCATTGAAGACGCCGTGAATGCCTACAAGGGCTGA
- a CDS encoding acyl-CoA dehydrogenase family protein produces MSDYFNDTHEQVRQTARKFVTTHVLPYIDDWEEAGEFPRELYKQAGDAGLLGVGFPESLGGIGEGDVFMKVAVSEELMRSTSGGLVAGLGSLDIGLPPVAKWAQPEVKEAIVPPVLRGEKIAALAITEPGGGSDVASLKTKAVREGDHYIVNGSKTFITSGIRADHYTVAVRTGGEGHGGVSLLLIDRDMPGFFRGKKLRKMGWWASDTAELFFEDCRVPVNRLIGAENAGFIAIMSNFLAERLSLSIMAYMTAEIALEAALAWAGQREAFGRPVKGFQVTRHKLVDMATQVDVAREYTYRCAALMQAGKNPIKQVAMAKNFAVDVCEKVTREAVQIHGGMGYMRESVVERLYRDGKILSIGGGTDEIMKELIAKQMRF; encoded by the coding sequence GTGTCCGATTACTTCAACGATACCCATGAGCAGGTCCGTCAGACTGCCCGCAAGTTTGTTACCACACATGTTCTGCCTTACATAGACGACTGGGAGGAAGCCGGCGAGTTTCCCCGGGAACTTTATAAACAGGCTGGAGATGCAGGGCTTCTTGGGGTCGGGTTTCCGGAAAGTCTCGGCGGCATTGGCGAAGGCGATGTGTTTATGAAGGTCGCCGTTTCAGAGGAACTGATGCGTTCCACCTCTGGCGGCCTGGTGGCCGGGCTTGGGTCGCTGGATATCGGCCTTCCGCCTGTGGCGAAATGGGCGCAACCAGAGGTGAAAGAGGCCATCGTACCGCCGGTGCTGCGCGGCGAGAAGATCGCAGCACTGGCGATCACTGAACCCGGTGGCGGCTCTGATGTGGCCAGCCTCAAGACGAAGGCGGTCAGGGAAGGCGATCATTACATCGTCAACGGTAGCAAGACCTTTATCACCAGCGGCATTCGTGCCGATCACTACACAGTTGCAGTACGCACCGGGGGCGAAGGTCACGGGGGTGTCAGCCTGTTGCTGATTGACCGCGACATGCCGGGTTTCTTCAGGGGCAAAAAACTTCGCAAAATGGGCTGGTGGGCCAGCGATACAGCGGAACTGTTCTTTGAAGACTGCCGGGTGCCGGTCAACCGCCTGATCGGCGCCGAAAACGCCGGCTTTATTGCCATCATGAGCAATTTTCTGGCGGAGCGCCTGAGTCTCTCGATTATGGCGTACATGACCGCCGAAATAGCCCTGGAAGCGGCCTTGGCCTGGGCCGGGCAACGGGAGGCGTTTGGTCGCCCGGTCAAAGGCTTCCAGGTAACGCGCCACAAGCTGGTGGACATGGCTACCCAGGTGGATGTGGCGCGGGAGTACACCTACCGCTGCGCAGCGCTGATGCAGGCGGGCAAGAACCCGATCAAACAGGTGGCGATGGCGAAGAACTTTGCGGTGGACGTTTGTGAGAAGGTCACCCGCGAAGCCGTCCAGATTCATGGTGGCATGGGGTATATGCGGGAATCGGTGGTGGAGCGGCTGTACCGGGATGGGAAGATTCTGTCGATTGGTGGTGGTACCGATGAGATTATGAAAGAGTTGATCGCGAAGCAGATGCGGTTTTAG
- a CDS encoding cell division protein ZapA translates to MPKQPTTVEVKILDKEYLVACPEEEQNALLQAARHLDIKMREIRASGKVFGTERIAVMAALNITHDLLERDTMSSAASSILSAMDEKLDTALGETSGN, encoded by the coding sequence ATGCCAAAGCAGCCGACAACCGTCGAAGTCAAGATTCTCGACAAGGAATACCTGGTCGCCTGCCCTGAAGAAGAGCAGAACGCCCTCTTACAGGCCGCCAGGCACCTCGATATCAAAATGCGGGAGATCCGTGCCAGTGGCAAGGTCTTCGGCACCGAGCGCATTGCAGTGATGGCGGCCCTGAATATCACCCACGACCTGCTTGAACGGGACACCATGTCCAGCGCCGCCAGCTCGATTCTCAGCGCCATGGACGAGAAGCTGGATACAGCCCTGGGCGAAACCTCCGGTAACTAA
- a CDS encoding 5-formyltetrahydrofolate cyclo-ligase: MLTNVISPHSFEDHSDSPSRSKLRKTLRQKRRALSVEEQQVAADQLALNLLRHPDLYRARHVAIYLPNDGEIDPQVYAHIARRRGVRFYLPVLHPVHHGRLVFSRYTDDTGLTANRFGIPEPPFHRGLRRPPWALDAVLFPLVGFDEFGGRLGMGGGFYDRTFAFTRIRPRLAPKLIGLAHECQKVSELPLEPWDIPLHSVVTDRGYYRVKAGKQG; encoded by the coding sequence ATTTTGACCAACGTTATCTCCCCCCATTCTTTCGAAGACCACTCCGATTCACCATCACGCAGCAAACTCCGCAAGACCCTCAGGCAAAAACGCCGAGCTCTTTCTGTGGAAGAACAGCAGGTAGCGGCCGACCAGCTTGCCTTGAACCTGCTGCGACATCCCGACCTCTACCGTGCACGCCACGTGGCCATTTACCTGCCCAACGACGGTGAAATCGACCCCCAGGTCTATGCCCACATCGCCCGCCGGAGGGGTGTCCGATTCTATCTGCCGGTTCTGCACCCGGTTCATCATGGCAGACTGGTATTCAGCCGCTACACCGACGACACAGGGCTCACAGCCAATCGATTCGGCATTCCCGAGCCTCCTTTCCACAGGGGATTAAGGCGGCCGCCATGGGCACTGGATGCGGTACTGTTTCCATTGGTAGGTTTTGATGAATTCGGTGGCAGGCTTGGAATGGGCGGGGGATTCTATGACCGTACCTTCGCGTTTACGCGCATCCGGCCACGGTTGGCGCCCAAGCTGATCGGGCTGGCCCATGAATGTCAGAAGGTATCGGAATTACCGTTGGAGCCCTGGGATATCCCCCTGCACAGTGTGGTAACGGACCGGGGATATTATCGGGTAAAAGCCGGGAAACAGGGGTGA
- a CDS encoding DUF2333 family protein yields MSGKIRQYFSDRKDDLRDFSGGGGVIGKLILAVLVVYFLVALVLGMIWSSEPDVFSVREHTRAVATEMQREPVTGFATTVTMIRVAETLLEKPGGYVSNDIFPPGLWLDNMPNWEFGVLVQLRDFSRAMRRDISRSQSQSAEDRDLVIAEPQLHFDSGSWALPSTEAEYRRGIKALRSYLDRLSRPDQPDAQFFARADNLANWLGDLETRLGSLSRTLGESVGKASVSDAVSNINPEDPLSEDTMGEEVKTSWTKIDDVFYEARGSAWALLHIFRAIEVDFRKVLNDKNALASAKQIIIELEGSQGDMWSPVILNGSGFGVLANHSLTMAAYLSRASAAISDMRDLLTRG; encoded by the coding sequence ATGTCAGGAAAAATCAGACAGTATTTCAGTGATCGCAAAGATGACCTTCGGGATTTCTCCGGTGGTGGTGGGGTTATCGGCAAACTCATCCTGGCTGTCCTGGTCGTTTATTTCCTGGTTGCTCTGGTGCTGGGGATGATCTGGAGCAGTGAGCCGGATGTATTTTCAGTTCGGGAGCATACGCGGGCGGTTGCCACCGAAATGCAGCGGGAGCCTGTTACTGGTTTTGCGACCACAGTGACCATGATTCGTGTTGCTGAAACATTGCTGGAAAAGCCCGGGGGGTATGTTTCCAACGACATATTCCCGCCGGGGCTCTGGCTGGATAACATGCCCAACTGGGAATTTGGTGTACTGGTGCAGCTTCGCGACTTCTCCCGCGCCATGCGCAGGGACATCAGCCGTTCCCAGAGCCAGTCGGCTGAAGATCGGGACCTGGTTATTGCCGAGCCGCAGTTGCACTTCGACAGCGGTAGCTGGGCGCTCCCCTCCACCGAGGCGGAATACCGTCGTGGTATCAAGGCCTTGCGCAGCTACCTCGACCGCCTGTCGCGCCCGGATCAGCCCGATGCCCAGTTCTTCGCCAGGGCCGATAACCTGGCAAACTGGCTGGGGGACCTTGAAACCCGTCTGGGCAGTCTCTCCCGTACACTGGGTGAGAGTGTCGGAAAGGCATCGGTGTCCGACGCAGTGTCCAATATCAATCCTGAGGATCCGCTTTCGGAAGACACCATGGGTGAGGAGGTCAAAACCTCCTGGACCAAAATCGATGATGTCTTCTATGAGGCCCGTGGCAGTGCCTGGGCCCTGTTGCACATCTTCCGCGCCATCGAGGTGGACTTTCGCAAGGTGCTGAACGACAAGAACGCGCTCGCCAGCGCCAAGCAGATCATTATCGAACTGGAAGGTAGCCAGGGCGATATGTGGAGCCCGGTGATTCTGAATGGCAGCGGTTTTGGTGTGCTGGCCAACCATTCCCTGACTATGGCGGCGTATCTGTCACGCGCCAGTGCTGCAATCAGCGACATGCGTGACTTGCTGACCCGGGGCTGA
- the rpiA gene encoding ribose-5-phosphate isomerase RpiA, whose product MNQDELKKAVAQAALDYIRPHLDQDSIIGVGTGSTANCFIDLLANIRNDFDGAVASSDTTAERLKSHGIPVYDLNSAAPLEFYVDGADETNEHLELIKGGGGALTREKIVAAVSKTFICIADESKKVGILGEFPLPVEVVPMARSYVGREIVKLGGDPVYREGFTTDNGNIIIDIHNLDISRPIQVEEKLNNIVGIVTNGLFARRPADLLLLGTKDGVKSISREDG is encoded by the coding sequence ATGAATCAGGACGAACTGAAGAAAGCCGTCGCCCAGGCCGCGCTGGACTACATCAGGCCACATCTGGACCAGGACAGCATTATTGGCGTGGGTACCGGCAGCACTGCCAACTGTTTTATCGACCTGTTGGCCAACATACGTAATGACTTCGACGGTGCTGTTGCCAGTTCCGATACCACGGCGGAGCGGCTGAAGAGTCACGGTATTCCGGTGTACGACCTGAACAGTGCCGCGCCGCTCGAGTTCTATGTGGATGGCGCCGATGAGACCAATGAACACCTGGAACTCATCAAGGGAGGCGGTGGCGCCCTGACCCGCGAGAAGATCGTTGCGGCTGTATCCAAGACGTTTATCTGCATTGCCGACGAGTCCAAGAAGGTGGGTATCCTGGGTGAGTTCCCGCTTCCGGTGGAGGTGGTACCCATGGCCCGCAGCTATGTTGGCCGCGAAATCGTGAAGCTGGGCGGTGACCCGGTTTACCGCGAAGGTTTCACGACGGACAACGGCAATATCATTATCGACATCCATAACCTGGATATTTCCCGGCCGATCCAGGTGGAAGAGAAGCTGAACAATATCGTAGGCATTGTTACCAACGGCCTGTTTGCTCGTCGGCCAGCGGATTTGTTGTTGCTTGGCACCAAGGATGGCGTCAAGAGTATTTCCCGCGAGGACGGCTGA